A genomic stretch from Falco naumanni isolate bFalNau1 chromosome 4, bFalNau1.pat, whole genome shotgun sequence includes:
- the TCAIM gene encoding T-cell activation inhibitor, mitochondrial isoform X1, whose product MFCCLRAVRRLCLEKILLQCILQSRTLSGADAINALRPFYFAVHPDFFGQHPKEREVNENSLKRLNGYLENLQKPGFRSFKPTQLTFYVREREPNSSNVQESFSASGFRAVSFTLHTRDLLSTVLDILNSCSLSTEHIQSLNVNSQPHKESKSTVNRPIKWDKTYYSFTGFKDPEEELEQAQRVETTLISWLDDNEASAVKKLKKSLPLRKELERLKFELSHQLQLSDIRWQRSWGIAHRCSQLHSLGRLVQQRPEVLKNVKGRTVVFTDRSGMSAAGHVMLGTMDVHHHWTKIFERLPNYYKLQKRLLFLEDRISQLLGGIQVIYIEELQPLLTLEEYYETLDSFYNKLRDSRLPFHPRSLRGLQMVLESDRYAPSLHEFGHFMIPTVCDPATLQWFFFAKAQEARHNLKRQEEMMITEKELIDTSTEKFSLDRLYKEPSVSSAQMIDCCKRLLEESLPYLQGMHLCISHFYSVLQDGDLCIPWNWKN is encoded by the exons ATGTTCTGCTGCTTAAGAGCCGTGAGAAG GTTATGTCTGGAGAAGATACTGCTACAGTGCATTCTTCAGTCAAGAACTTTATCAGGAGCTGATGCCATCAATGCTCTCAGACCTTTCTATTTTGCTGTGCATCCAGATTTCTTTGGCCAGCATCCCAAAGAGAGG gaagTGAATGAAAACTCTCTGAAGAGGTTAAATGGCTACTTGGAGAACCTACAGAAACCAGGATTTCGCTCCTTTAAGCCAACTCAGCTTACGTTTTATGTAAGAGAAAGAGAACCAAACTCTTCTAATGTTCAAGAATCCTTCAGTGCTTCAG GATTTCGAGCAGTCAGTTTTACATTACATACTAGGGATCTCCTGAGCACAGTGTTAGATATTCTCAACTCCTGCAGTTTATCTACGGAGCATATTCAAAGTTTGAATGTGAACTCGCAGCCCCACAAGGAATCAAAAAGCACAGTGAACAGACCTATCAAATGGGATAAGACTTATTATTCATTTACTGGATTCAAGGATCCTGAGGAGGAACTAGAACAAGCCCAGAGAGTGGAAACAACTTTAAT aTCCTGGCTAGATGATAACGAAGCAAGTGCGgtaaaaaaactgaaaaagagttTGCCACTTAGAAAAGAACTAGAACGTTTAAAATTTGAGCTCTCTCATCAACTCCAGCTCTCAGATATCAG gTGGCAGAGAAGCTGGGGTATTGCTCACCGCTGTAGCCAACTACACAGTCTAGGTCGATTAGTCCAACAGAGACCTGAAGTATTAAAGAATGTTAAAG GGCGCACGGTGGTATTTACAGACCGTTCAGGTATGAGTGCAGCAGGCCACGTAATGCTGGGAACCATGGATGTTCACCATCACTGGACCAAA ATTTTTGAGAGATTGCCAAATTATtataaacttcagaaaaggcTGCTCTTCTTGGAAGACCGGATAAGCCAACTTCTGGGAGGCATACAAGTAATATATATTGAAGAACTGCAACCCCTATTGACTCTAGAAGAGTACTACGAGACTCTAGATTCTTTCTATAATAAATTACGTGACAGTAGACTACCTTTTCATCCTCGCAGTCTGCGAGGCTTGCAGATGGTTCTGGAGAG TGACAGGTATGCACCAAGCTTACATGAATTTGGACACTTTATGATCCCAACGGTCTGTGATCCAGCAACCCTtcaatggtttttttttgccaaagcACAGGAAGCAAGGCATAATCTGAAAAGACAGGAGGA GATGATGATTACAGAAAAAGAGCTAATCGATACTTCCACTGAAAAATTTTCATTGGATCGGCTGTATAAGGAACCCAGTGTTTCCAGTGCACAGATGATAGATTGTTGTAAGCGACTGCTGGAAGAATCATTGCCGTACCTACAAGGCATGCACCTTTGCATATCGCATTTCTactctgtgctgcaggatggAGACCTGTGTATACCTTGGAACTGGAAAAACTGA
- the TCAIM gene encoding T-cell activation inhibitor, mitochondrial isoform X2, whose translation MPVLELCLEKILLQCILQSRTLSGADAINALRPFYFAVHPDFFGQHPKEREVNENSLKRLNGYLENLQKPGFRSFKPTQLTFYVREREPNSSNVQESFSASGFRAVSFTLHTRDLLSTVLDILNSCSLSTEHIQSLNVNSQPHKESKSTVNRPIKWDKTYYSFTGFKDPEEELEQAQRVETTLISWLDDNEASAVKKLKKSLPLRKELERLKFELSHQLQLSDIRWQRSWGIAHRCSQLHSLGRLVQQRPEVLKNVKGRTVVFTDRSGMSAAGHVMLGTMDVHHHWTKIFERLPNYYKLQKRLLFLEDRISQLLGGIQVIYIEELQPLLTLEEYYETLDSFYNKLRDSRLPFHPRSLRGLQMVLESDRYAPSLHEFGHFMIPTVCDPATLQWFFFAKAQEARHNLKRQEEMMITEKELIDTSTEKFSLDRLYKEPSVSSAQMIDCCKRLLEESLPYLQGMHLCISHFYSVLQDGDLCIPWNWKN comes from the exons ATGCCAGTCCTCGA GTTATGTCTGGAGAAGATACTGCTACAGTGCATTCTTCAGTCAAGAACTTTATCAGGAGCTGATGCCATCAATGCTCTCAGACCTTTCTATTTTGCTGTGCATCCAGATTTCTTTGGCCAGCATCCCAAAGAGAGG gaagTGAATGAAAACTCTCTGAAGAGGTTAAATGGCTACTTGGAGAACCTACAGAAACCAGGATTTCGCTCCTTTAAGCCAACTCAGCTTACGTTTTATGTAAGAGAAAGAGAACCAAACTCTTCTAATGTTCAAGAATCCTTCAGTGCTTCAG GATTTCGAGCAGTCAGTTTTACATTACATACTAGGGATCTCCTGAGCACAGTGTTAGATATTCTCAACTCCTGCAGTTTATCTACGGAGCATATTCAAAGTTTGAATGTGAACTCGCAGCCCCACAAGGAATCAAAAAGCACAGTGAACAGACCTATCAAATGGGATAAGACTTATTATTCATTTACTGGATTCAAGGATCCTGAGGAGGAACTAGAACAAGCCCAGAGAGTGGAAACAACTTTAAT aTCCTGGCTAGATGATAACGAAGCAAGTGCGgtaaaaaaactgaaaaagagttTGCCACTTAGAAAAGAACTAGAACGTTTAAAATTTGAGCTCTCTCATCAACTCCAGCTCTCAGATATCAG gTGGCAGAGAAGCTGGGGTATTGCTCACCGCTGTAGCCAACTACACAGTCTAGGTCGATTAGTCCAACAGAGACCTGAAGTATTAAAGAATGTTAAAG GGCGCACGGTGGTATTTACAGACCGTTCAGGTATGAGTGCAGCAGGCCACGTAATGCTGGGAACCATGGATGTTCACCATCACTGGACCAAA ATTTTTGAGAGATTGCCAAATTATtataaacttcagaaaaggcTGCTCTTCTTGGAAGACCGGATAAGCCAACTTCTGGGAGGCATACAAGTAATATATATTGAAGAACTGCAACCCCTATTGACTCTAGAAGAGTACTACGAGACTCTAGATTCTTTCTATAATAAATTACGTGACAGTAGACTACCTTTTCATCCTCGCAGTCTGCGAGGCTTGCAGATGGTTCTGGAGAG TGACAGGTATGCACCAAGCTTACATGAATTTGGACACTTTATGATCCCAACGGTCTGTGATCCAGCAACCCTtcaatggtttttttttgccaaagcACAGGAAGCAAGGCATAATCTGAAAAGACAGGAGGA GATGATGATTACAGAAAAAGAGCTAATCGATACTTCCACTGAAAAATTTTCATTGGATCGGCTGTATAAGGAACCCAGTGTTTCCAGTGCACAGATGATAGATTGTTGTAAGCGACTGCTGGAAGAATCATTGCCGTACCTACAAGGCATGCACCTTTGCATATCGCATTTCTactctgtgctgcaggatggAGACCTGTGTATACCTTGGAACTGGAAAAACTGA